Proteins from one Amycolatopsis endophytica genomic window:
- a CDS encoding acyl-CoA dehydrogenase family protein, translating to MTYEKDLARIVEDVAGPQAARIDREGAFPRAAIDDLAGSGILALTVPAGLGGGGLGLAAASDVVQSLATVCGSTAMVVTMHYAATAVLAATGREDVLREIARGAHLTTLAFSESGSRSQFWSPVSTAAADGAEVVLDARKSWVTSAHEADSYVWSSRPLAADGPMSLWLVRTGSAGLSAPAGFDGLGLRGNDSCPVTAEGVRVARTDLLGGDGSGLDIALTAALPWFLLLNASASAGLMRAVTDATTQYLTATRLEHLGQSLARQLPSRARLARMRIETDRTRAHVADAIAAVESGREDAQLLVLEVKAAADEAAAEVADAAMAACGGAAFRKELPVERRFRDSRAARVMAPTTDALLDFVGRALCGLPLLDA from the coding sequence ATGACCTACGAAAAGGACCTCGCCCGCATCGTCGAAGACGTGGCAGGTCCGCAGGCCGCGCGGATCGACCGGGAGGGCGCGTTCCCGCGCGCCGCGATCGACGATCTCGCCGGATCCGGGATCCTCGCCCTCACCGTGCCCGCCGGGCTCGGCGGGGGCGGGCTCGGCCTGGCCGCGGCGTCCGACGTCGTGCAGAGCCTGGCGACGGTGTGCGGGTCCACCGCGATGGTCGTGACGATGCACTACGCCGCCACGGCCGTCCTGGCCGCCACCGGCCGCGAGGACGTGCTCCGTGAGATCGCCCGCGGCGCTCACCTGACCACGCTGGCGTTCTCCGAAAGCGGTTCCCGCAGCCAGTTCTGGAGCCCGGTGAGCACGGCCGCCGCCGATGGTGCGGAGGTCGTGCTCGACGCGCGCAAGAGCTGGGTCACCTCGGCGCACGAGGCCGACAGCTACGTGTGGTCCTCGCGCCCGCTGGCCGCGGACGGGCCGATGTCGCTGTGGCTCGTCCGCACCGGCAGCGCCGGTCTCAGCGCGCCCGCCGGCTTCGACGGGCTCGGGTTGCGGGGCAACGACTCCTGCCCGGTGACGGCCGAGGGCGTCCGCGTCGCCCGCACCGATCTGCTGGGCGGCGACGGCAGCGGACTGGACATCGCCCTGACCGCGGCGCTGCCATGGTTCCTGCTGCTCAACGCCTCCGCCAGCGCCGGGCTCATGCGCGCGGTCACCGACGCGACCACGCAGTACCTGACCGCGACCCGGCTGGAGCACCTCGGCCAGTCGCTCGCGCGGCAGCTTCCGTCCCGCGCCCGGCTCGCCCGTATGCGGATCGAGACCGACCGCACCCGCGCGCACGTCGCCGACGCGATCGCCGCGGTCGAATCCGGTCGGGAGGACGCCCAGCTGCTGGTGCTGGAGGTCAAGGCCGCCGCCGACGAGGCTGCGGCCGAGGTGGCCGACGCGGCGATGGCGGCCTGCGGTGGCGCGGCCTTCCGCAAGGAACTGCCCGTGGAACGGCGGTTCCGCGACTCGCGGGCCGCGCGGGTGATGGCGCCGACCACGGACGCGCTGCTGGACTTCGTCGGGCGCGCCCTGTGCGGCCTGCCGCTGCTGGACGCGTGA
- a CDS encoding flavin-containing monooxygenase, giving the protein MSSEPADLEFDPEALRAKYRAERDRRIRPDGAAQYRGVEGDFGYYAEDPHAEPGFTREPLRDRVEVAVIGGGFGGLLAAARLRAAGIESIRVIEKASDFGGTWYWNRYPGVHCDIESYVYMPLLDEIGYVPEWKYSPGAEILAHARAIGRHYDLYRDACFRAGVTELRWEDPDWLVRTDRGDEIRARYVVVSGGTLDRPKLPGVPGIEEFTGHTFHTSRWDYDYTGGDANGGLTGLADKRVALIGTGATAIQVVPHLARDAKQVHVFQRTPSSVDVRGNRRTDPEWAASLEPGWAARRRDNFLRIVTGHPVEEDLVADAWTSSASLLRNMVPSRAYAGLSPEERDRVDEIADFRKMNELRSRVESIVSDPATAEKLKPWYRYSCKRPAFSDEYLQAFNRPTVTLVDTADSGGVERMTERGLVVGGEEYEVDCVIFATGFEVGKSDVMSGRLPVFGRDGVPLLGTWRTTGPRTLHGFSSNGFPNLFHLGPLQNASSVNFVHVLDEQATHVAAVVAEAHKRGSCTVEPTVDAESEWLATIERTAPDLEKFLAECTPGYYNNEGKPRKRQSFGEGAVVFHELLRNWRKSRMDEVMHGE; this is encoded by the coding sequence ATGTCTTCGGAGCCCGCCGACCTGGAATTCGACCCGGAGGCGTTGCGCGCGAAGTACCGCGCCGAACGCGACCGCCGCATCCGCCCGGACGGCGCCGCCCAGTACCGGGGTGTGGAGGGCGACTTCGGTTACTACGCCGAGGATCCGCACGCCGAACCCGGCTTCACTCGCGAGCCGCTGCGCGACCGGGTCGAGGTGGCCGTCATCGGCGGCGGCTTCGGCGGCCTGCTCGCCGCGGCCCGCCTGCGCGCCGCCGGAATCGAGAGCATCCGGGTGATCGAGAAGGCGAGCGACTTCGGCGGAACGTGGTACTGGAACCGCTACCCCGGCGTGCACTGCGACATCGAGTCCTACGTGTACATGCCGCTGCTGGACGAGATCGGGTACGTGCCGGAGTGGAAGTACTCGCCAGGCGCGGAGATCCTCGCCCACGCGCGGGCCATCGGGCGCCACTACGACCTCTACCGTGACGCCTGCTTCCGGGCCGGCGTGACCGAACTGCGCTGGGAGGACCCGGACTGGCTCGTGCGCACCGACCGCGGCGACGAGATCCGCGCGCGCTACGTGGTGGTTTCCGGCGGTACGCTCGACCGGCCGAAGCTGCCCGGCGTCCCGGGCATCGAGGAGTTCACCGGCCACACCTTCCACACCAGCCGCTGGGACTACGACTACACCGGCGGGGACGCGAACGGCGGCCTGACCGGCCTCGCCGACAAGCGCGTCGCGCTCATCGGCACCGGTGCCACCGCCATCCAGGTCGTGCCACACCTCGCGCGTGATGCCAAGCAGGTCCACGTCTTCCAGCGCACACCGTCCTCAGTGGATGTTCGTGGCAACCGGCGCACGGACCCGGAGTGGGCCGCGTCGCTGGAGCCGGGATGGGCGGCGCGGCGCCGGGACAACTTCCTGCGCATCGTCACCGGCCACCCGGTGGAGGAGGACCTGGTGGCCGATGCGTGGACCAGCAGTGCGTCGCTGCTGCGCAACATGGTGCCGAGCCGGGCCTACGCCGGACTTTCGCCCGAGGAACGTGACCGGGTCGACGAGATCGCCGACTTCCGCAAGATGAACGAGCTGCGCTCGCGCGTCGAGTCGATCGTCAGTGACCCGGCGACGGCCGAAAAGCTCAAGCCCTGGTACCGCTACTCGTGCAAGCGGCCCGCGTTCAGCGACGAGTACCTGCAGGCGTTCAACCGGCCCACCGTGACGCTCGTCGACACGGCCGATTCCGGTGGCGTCGAGCGGATGACCGAACGGGGGCTGGTGGTCGGCGGCGAAGAGTACGAAGTGGACTGCGTCATCTTCGCGACGGGCTTCGAGGTCGGGAAGTCCGACGTGATGTCCGGGCGGCTGCCGGTGTTCGGACGGGACGGTGTGCCGCTGCTCGGGACGTGGCGCACCACCGGCCCGCGCACGCTGCACGGCTTCTCCAGCAACGGTTTCCCGAACCTGTTCCACCTCGGCCCGCTGCAGAACGCCAGCTCGGTCAACTTCGTGCACGTCCTCGACGAGCAGGCGACGCATGTGGCGGCGGTGGTCGCGGAGGCGCACAAGCGCGGGTCCTGCACGGTCGAGCCCACGGTGGACGCCGAGTCGGAGTGGCTGGCGACCATCGAGCGGACGGCGCCGGATCTCGAAAAGTTCCTCGCCGAGTGCACGCCCGGCTACTACAACAACGAGGGCAAGCCCCGCAAACGGCAGTCCTTCGGCGAGGGCGCGGTCGTGTTCCACGAGCTGCTGCGGAACTGGCGGAAGTCCAGGATGGACGAGGTGATGCACGGTGAGTGA
- a CDS encoding DUF4232 domain-containing protein: MTNRITRTGAAVAVAAVTAGAFAFAGGTAQAEPTDLGCTATQVDTTLIQGPGAAGTHGGYLQFTAKPGEACYLGGSVPVNLVGADNVLVTNDAPADAPMIYLRSGGSAYVQLTWTAIAPPEQQQTPLAVSVDTPGHPEGPFMTTDWTLGSVDATPESHEIHVGPATPGAAPTM, translated from the coding sequence ATGACCAACCGCATCACGCGTACCGGGGCTGCTGTCGCCGTGGCGGCCGTGACCGCAGGGGCGTTCGCGTTCGCCGGGGGGACCGCGCAGGCCGAGCCGACCGACCTGGGCTGCACCGCCACCCAGGTGGACACGACCCTGATCCAGGGCCCGGGCGCCGCCGGCACCCACGGCGGCTACCTGCAGTTCACCGCGAAGCCGGGTGAAGCCTGCTACCTGGGCGGCTCGGTGCCGGTGAACCTGGTGGGCGCCGACAACGTGCTGGTGACCAACGACGCGCCCGCCGACGCGCCGATGATCTACCTGCGCAGTGGTGGTTCGGCGTACGTGCAGCTGACCTGGACGGCCATCGCGCCGCCCGAGCAGCAGCAGACGCCGCTGGCCGTCAGCGTCGACACGCCCGGTCACCCGGAGGGCCCGTTCATGACCACGGACTGGACGCTGGGCTCCGTCGACGCGACGCCGGAGAGCCACGAGATCCACGTGGGCCCCGCGACGCCGGGCGCCGCACCGACGATGTGA
- a CDS encoding phospholipase D-like domain-containing protein yields MSTFRSFLDKVDERIGDGLEHVLCAHHARRLRRLGWGEVLEPGGIEDRFGGRAEIRRGNSIEVLVDGEEALPAIRDAIAGARSHVHIANWHASPDFRLTREPDAPTLRDLLASTARRGVDVRVLLWAGPPVPAFQPTRGLVRSEQRKFTENTAVQCVLDARERTLHCHHEKLVIVDDTVAFVGGVDFTALEGDRHDSTEHRADRPIGWHDLMTRLRGPVVADVADHFRRRWSEIAGEDLPSPATPEPAGGSNAQLLRTVPDGTYGFAPKGEFTVLDAYLRALRSARRLVYLENQFLWSPEIAEVLIGKLCDPPSPQFRVVLLLPRKPSNGADTTRGQLGRLLDADDGNHRLLATTISSHDGESSAPVYVHAKLGIVDDEWMTIGSANLNEHSLFNDTEVNIATDDRDLIRATRLRLWSEHLRRPADAVDGDPADVVDGLWRPIAEEQADLERRGARRTHRLVLLPGVSRRAERLEGPLRGLLVDG; encoded by the coding sequence ATGAGTACCTTTCGCTCATTCCTGGACAAGGTGGACGAACGGATCGGAGACGGCCTGGAGCACGTCCTGTGCGCCCACCACGCGCGCCGGCTGCGCAGGCTGGGCTGGGGCGAAGTGCTCGAACCGGGCGGCATCGAGGACCGGTTCGGCGGCCGCGCGGAGATCCGGCGGGGCAACAGCATCGAAGTGCTGGTGGACGGCGAGGAGGCGCTGCCCGCGATCCGGGACGCGATCGCGGGCGCCCGGTCGCACGTGCACATCGCCAACTGGCACGCCAGCCCGGACTTCCGGCTGACTCGCGAACCGGACGCGCCCACGCTGCGGGACCTGCTCGCCTCGACCGCGCGGCGCGGCGTGGACGTGCGGGTGCTGCTGTGGGCGGGACCGCCGGTGCCCGCCTTCCAGCCGACGCGCGGCCTGGTGCGGTCGGAGCAGCGGAAGTTCACCGAGAACACCGCCGTCCAGTGCGTGCTCGACGCCCGCGAACGGACGTTGCACTGCCACCACGAGAAGCTCGTGATCGTCGACGACACGGTGGCGTTCGTGGGCGGCGTGGACTTCACCGCGCTGGAGGGCGACCGGCACGACAGCACCGAGCACCGGGCGGACCGGCCGATCGGCTGGCACGACCTGATGACGCGGCTGCGTGGCCCGGTCGTGGCCGACGTCGCGGACCACTTCCGGCGGCGGTGGAGCGAGATCGCGGGTGAGGACCTGCCCTCGCCCGCGACGCCGGAGCCGGCGGGCGGCAGCAACGCGCAGCTGCTGCGCACGGTGCCGGACGGGACGTACGGGTTCGCACCGAAGGGCGAGTTCACGGTTCTCGACGCCTACCTGCGCGCGCTGCGTTCGGCACGGCGGCTCGTGTACCTGGAGAACCAGTTCCTGTGGTCACCGGAGATCGCGGAGGTGCTGATCGGCAAACTGTGTGATCCGCCGTCCCCGCAGTTCCGCGTGGTGTTGTTGTTGCCACGCAAACCCAGCAACGGCGCGGACACCACACGCGGTCAGCTCGGCAGGCTTCTCGACGCGGACGACGGCAACCACCGTCTGCTGGCGACGACGATCAGCAGCCACGACGGCGAATCCTCGGCGCCGGTGTACGTGCACGCGAAGCTCGGCATCGTGGACGACGAATGGATGACCATCGGCTCGGCGAACCTCAACGAGCACTCGCTGTTCAACGACACGGAGGTCAACATCGCGACCGACGACCGGGACCTGATCCGCGCCACGAGGCTGCGGCTGTGGTCGGAACACCTGCGCCGCCCGGCGGACGCGGTCGACGGTGACCCGGCGGACGTCGTGGACGGCCTGTGGCGCCCCATCGCGGAGGAACAGGCGGACCTCGAACGCCGCGGTGCGCGGCGCACGCACCGGCTGGTACTGCTGCCGGGCGTATCGCGCCGCGCGGAACGCCTCGAAGGCCCCCTGCGGGGCCTGCTCGTGGACGGCTGA
- a CDS encoding sigma-70 family RNA polymerase sigma factor, with amino-acid sequence MVLEEKVAMPVAADFVRLTEPYRRELLAHCYRMMGTVDEAEDLVQETYLRAWRSYDGFEGRSSPRTWLYRIATNACLSALQGRGRRPLPSGLGGPSETIDGPPAPPEVTWLQPLADDPAAVVLTRGSLRLALIAALQHLPARQRAVLILRDVLGWSTTEVAEALDTTTAAVKSTLQRARAQLQRVAPAEDHVAEPPEPGVRALLARYMSAFERADTAALARLLTDDVALEMPPLPTWLRGRETVARFAGSHIFGPAGSLKLVPLRANGQPATATYRRGGDGLYRAHAIQVLTFTGEKISSIVAFLDPDLFPRFGLAATA; translated from the coding sequence ATGGTGCTGGAGGAAAAAGTGGCGATGCCGGTCGCGGCGGACTTCGTCCGTCTCACCGAACCGTACCGGCGCGAGTTGCTCGCGCACTGCTACCGGATGATGGGCACGGTGGACGAGGCGGAGGACCTGGTCCAGGAGACGTACCTGCGTGCGTGGCGGTCCTACGACGGGTTCGAGGGACGCTCGTCGCCGCGGACCTGGTTGTACCGGATCGCGACCAACGCCTGCCTCAGCGCTCTGCAGGGCCGCGGCAGGCGCCCGCTGCCCTCCGGCCTGGGCGGCCCGAGCGAGACGATCGACGGTCCGCCCGCGCCACCCGAGGTGACCTGGCTGCAGCCACTGGCCGACGATCCCGCCGCCGTGGTCCTCACGCGCGGCAGTCTGCGGCTGGCACTGATCGCGGCGCTGCAGCACCTGCCCGCACGCCAGCGCGCGGTCCTGATCCTGCGCGACGTGCTGGGCTGGAGCACGACCGAAGTCGCCGAGGCCCTCGACACCACGACGGCGGCCGTGAAGAGCACGTTGCAGCGCGCGCGGGCCCAGCTGCAGCGCGTCGCCCCGGCCGAGGACCACGTCGCCGAACCACCGGAGCCCGGCGTGCGGGCCCTGCTGGCGCGGTACATGTCCGCGTTCGAGCGCGCGGACACCGCCGCGCTGGCCCGCCTGCTCACCGACGACGTGGCGCTGGAGATGCCGCCCCTGCCGACGTGGTTGCGGGGCCGGGAGACGGTGGCGCGCTTCGCCGGGTCGCACATCTTCGGGCCCGCGGGTTCACTCAAGCTCGTCCCGCTGCGGGCGAACGGGCAGCCCGCCACCGCCACGTACCGCCGCGGCGGCGACGGCCTCTACCGCGCGCACGCCATCCAGGTCCTCACCTTCACCGGCGAGAAGATCTCCTCGATCGTCGCCTTCCTCGACCCGGATCTGTTCCCCCGCTTCGGCCTGGCGGCCACCGCGTGA
- a CDS encoding phosphate/phosphite/phosphonate ABC transporter substrate-binding protein yields the protein MAGLLMGAVAYDPKVVTIWAGFRRWLRARDFEFDFVLYSHYERQVEDLVAGRLDAAWHSPLAWVRSRRLDPRVRAVVMRDTDRDLTSAVVVRADGELSTPDDLRGRTVATGALDSPQATLLPLSWLRSEGIDVKARRFDVGVGLHGDHIGGERDAVVALRDGLVDAACVTDTNLLLFGQEGTIRPGSTRVLLRTEPFDHCVMAAAPHADPVVVDAFAELLLGMSYADPEARPLLDLEGLTRWLPGRTTRYAALETAVDECGLYDGEGRVRDPGYRP from the coding sequence GTGGCCGGGCTGCTGATGGGCGCGGTCGCCTACGACCCTAAGGTCGTCACGATCTGGGCGGGGTTCCGGCGGTGGCTGCGCGCCCGCGACTTCGAGTTCGACTTCGTCCTGTACTCCCACTACGAGCGTCAGGTCGAGGACCTGGTGGCCGGGCGGCTCGACGCCGCCTGGCACTCCCCGCTGGCGTGGGTGCGGTCCCGGCGCCTGGACCCGCGGGTGCGGGCGGTCGTCATGCGCGACACCGACCGGGACCTCACCAGTGCGGTCGTGGTCCGCGCGGACGGTGAACTGTCCACCCCGGACGATCTGCGCGGGCGCACGGTCGCGACCGGTGCCCTCGACTCGCCCCAGGCGACGCTGCTTCCGTTGTCGTGGCTGCGGTCGGAGGGGATCGACGTGAAGGCACGACGGTTCGATGTCGGCGTGGGACTGCACGGTGACCACATCGGCGGCGAGCGGGACGCGGTGGTCGCGCTGCGCGACGGCCTCGTCGACGCGGCCTGCGTGACCGACACGAACCTGCTGCTGTTCGGGCAGGAAGGCACGATCCGGCCCGGTTCGACGAGGGTGCTGCTGCGGACCGAGCCGTTCGACCACTGCGTGATGGCCGCCGCACCGCACGCGGATCCCGTGGTGGTGGACGCCTTCGCCGAACTGCTGCTCGGCATGTCCTACGCCGACCCGGAGGCTCGCCCGCTGCTGGATCTCGAAGGACTGACCCGGTGGCTGCCGGGCCGCACCACCCGGTACGCGGCGCTGGAGACGGCGGTCGACGAATGCGGCCTCTACGACGGCGAAGGGAGGGTGCGTGACCCCGGCTATCGACCTTGA
- a CDS encoding DHA2 family efflux MFS transporter permease subunit has protein sequence MTVTTNPAPAVTRRGWTLALAGLGAFLASLDVVVVATALPTLQSRLGASLADLEWTINAYNLAFACLILTGSALGDRFGRRRMYVIGLGVFTLASAACALSSSVTALIVARTVEGAGAAVVLPLSLTLISDAFPAAKRGAAIGVWGGITGLGVAGGPVLGGAITEGMSWQWIFWINVPVGLVLMPLCALYLRETHGPRPHLDLAGLVLAAAGLVALTWAPVRAPSIGWGSAEVLVSFVIGAVLVAGFLSWERRAEHPMLPLAYFRLRGFSAANGVIFFQFLSLLGALFMITQLFQVGLGNSPWEAGLRILCWTGMPMLVAPVAGALADRVGPRPFMLAGLLLQAAGLGWLALAVEPGVAYLTLVPPLVVAGAGIGMIFATTASAATAAVPVGDTGVAAGTNTALRELGGVFGIAILAAVFAAHGGYSSPEAFIDGFTPAMWVAAAVPLAGVVAAAFAPSGRTDA, from the coding sequence ATGACAGTCACGACCAACCCCGCCCCGGCGGTCACCCGCCGCGGGTGGACCTTGGCGCTCGCCGGGCTCGGGGCGTTCCTGGCCTCCCTCGACGTCGTCGTGGTGGCCACGGCGCTACCCACCCTGCAGTCCCGGCTCGGCGCGAGCCTGGCCGATCTCGAATGGACCATCAACGCCTACAACCTGGCCTTCGCCTGCCTGATCCTCACCGGTTCGGCGCTGGGTGACCGGTTCGGCCGCCGCCGCATGTACGTCATCGGCCTCGGTGTCTTCACCCTCGCGTCGGCCGCGTGCGCGCTGTCGTCGAGCGTCACGGCACTCATCGTGGCCAGGACGGTGGAAGGCGCGGGCGCCGCCGTGGTGCTGCCGCTGAGCCTGACCCTGATCAGCGACGCGTTCCCCGCGGCCAAGCGCGGCGCGGCGATCGGGGTGTGGGGTGGCATCACCGGGCTCGGTGTCGCGGGTGGCCCCGTCCTGGGTGGCGCGATCACCGAGGGCATGTCCTGGCAGTGGATCTTCTGGATCAACGTCCCCGTCGGCCTGGTGCTGATGCCGTTGTGCGCGCTGTACCTGCGGGAAACCCACGGCCCGCGTCCGCACCTGGACCTCGCCGGGCTCGTGCTCGCCGCGGCCGGCCTCGTCGCGCTGACCTGGGCGCCGGTGCGCGCGCCGTCGATCGGCTGGGGCAGCGCCGAGGTGCTGGTGTCCTTCGTGATCGGCGCGGTGCTGGTGGCCGGGTTCCTGTCGTGGGAGCGGCGTGCCGAGCACCCGATGCTGCCGCTGGCCTACTTCCGCCTGCGCGGGTTCTCCGCCGCGAACGGGGTGATCTTCTTCCAGTTCCTGTCCCTGCTGGGCGCGTTGTTCATGATCACCCAGCTGTTCCAGGTGGGCCTGGGCAACAGCCCATGGGAGGCCGGGCTGCGGATTCTGTGCTGGACGGGCATGCCGATGCTGGTGGCGCCGGTGGCCGGTGCGCTCGCCGACCGCGTCGGGCCACGCCCGTTCATGCTTGCCGGGCTGCTCCTGCAGGCCGCCGGCCTGGGCTGGCTCGCGCTGGCCGTCGAGCCGGGCGTGGCGTACCTGACGCTGGTTCCGCCGCTGGTCGTCGCGGGCGCGGGCATCGGGATGATCTTCGCGACCACCGCGAGCGCGGCCACGGCGGCCGTCCCGGTCGGCGACACCGGGGTGGCCGCGGGCACCAACACCGCGCTGCGGGAACTCGGCGGTGTGTTCGGCATCGCGATCCTCGCCGCCGTCTTCGCCGCGCACGGCGGGTACTCCTCGCCGGAGGCGTTCATCGACGGCTTCACGCCGGCCATGTGGGTGGCGGCCGCGGTCCCGCTCGCCGGGGTCGTCGCGGCGGCCTTCGCGCCTTCGGGGAGGACCGATGCCTGA
- a CDS encoding exodeoxyribonuclease III — MRVATWNVNSVKQRGPRLLPWLDQRQPDVVCLQETKLADDAFRDLLGDELARRGYEVALAGEPRWNGVAILSRAGLDDVVTGVAEAPGFPHPEARAVAATCGGIRVHSLYVPNGRTPGSEHYQYKLAWLAALREVVAGGPDAVMLCGDMNIAPADADVFDPGAYEGHTHVTAPERAALAALTGLGLHDVVRDRWPSERVFTYWDYRAGMFHQDLGMRIDLVLASAPVAGRVAAAWVDRHARKGTAPSDHAPVIVDLDTAPDGDIGPVVPPPSAPRGRKRPVKLPQSK, encoded by the coding sequence ATGCGCGTGGCGACCTGGAACGTGAACTCGGTGAAGCAGCGGGGGCCGAGGCTCCTGCCGTGGCTGGACCAGCGGCAGCCCGACGTGGTGTGCCTGCAGGAGACCAAACTGGCCGACGACGCGTTCCGCGACCTGCTCGGTGACGAACTCGCGCGACGCGGCTACGAGGTGGCCCTGGCCGGGGAACCGCGCTGGAACGGCGTCGCGATCCTGTCCAGGGCCGGACTGGACGACGTGGTGACCGGGGTGGCGGAGGCGCCGGGCTTCCCGCACCCGGAGGCGCGCGCGGTGGCCGCGACCTGCGGCGGGATCCGAGTGCACTCGCTGTACGTGCCGAACGGCCGCACCCCGGGTTCCGAGCACTACCAGTACAAACTGGCGTGGCTGGCGGCGCTGCGCGAGGTGGTGGCGGGCGGCCCGGACGCGGTGATGCTGTGCGGCGACATGAACATCGCCCCGGCCGACGCTGACGTCTTCGACCCCGGCGCCTACGAGGGCCACACCCACGTCACCGCCCCGGAACGGGCCGCGCTCGCCGCACTGACCGGTCTCGGCCTGCACGACGTCGTGCGCGACCGCTGGCCGTCCGAACGCGTCTTCACCTACTGGGACTACCGTGCCGGGATGTTCCACCAGGACCTCGGCATGCGCATCGACCTGGTGCTGGCCTCGGCTCCGGTGGCGGGCCGGGTCGCCGCCGCGTGGGTCGACCGGCACGCCCGCAAGGGCACCGCACCGAGCGACCACGCCCCCGTGATCGTCGACCTGGACACCGCTCCGGACGGCGACATCGGCCCGGTCGTACCGCCACCATCGGCACCGCGCGGACGGAAGCGGCCGGTCAAGCTGCCGCAGTCGAAGTGA
- a CDS encoding HigA family addiction module antitoxin yields MSDLLEPIHPGEILLEEFLAPLGITQHKLAVLIHVPPRRINEIVHGKRAVTADTALRLSRFFGTSDQFWMSLQARYDLERARDRIGPEVADIHPLNETGLAKAWPRTADAPRGGGRCGTGHPRAGVTSSVRRPASRGPRGSRGSPASRRRSPASSPWS; encoded by the coding sequence ATGAGCGACCTACTCGAACCGATCCACCCTGGCGAGATCCTCCTTGAGGAGTTCCTCGCCCCGCTCGGCATCACGCAGCACAAGCTGGCCGTGCTCATCCACGTACCGCCGCGCCGGATCAACGAGATCGTGCACGGCAAGCGCGCCGTCACCGCGGACACCGCGCTGCGGTTGTCCCGGTTCTTCGGCACGTCCGACCAGTTCTGGATGAGCCTCCAGGCCCGGTACGACCTGGAGAGGGCGCGGGACAGGATCGGCCCGGAAGTCGCCGACATCCACCCGCTGAACGAGACCGGCCTGGCCAAAGCCTGGCCCCGGACGGCCGACGCGCCCCGCGGGGGCGGCCGGTGCGGGACCGGCCACCCCCGCGCGGGGGTCACATCGTCGGTGCGGCGCCCGGCGTCGCGGGGCCCACGTGGATCTCGTGGCTCTCCGGCGTCGCGTCGACGGAGCCCAGCGTCCAGTCCGTGGTCATGA
- a CDS encoding SDR family NAD(P)-dependent oxidoreductase, protein MPDLTGTTALVTGASRGFGRGIAAALAEAGAHVVGVARDRDRLAALRDLLGDAFTPVVADAADPTIAGQLLDTHRPRTLVLNAGANPLTRPVQHHTWQTFSRNWEVDVQHAFHWAREALLRPLAPGSTVLALSSGAALRGSPLSGGYAGAKAAIRFLMSYAAGESARDDLGIRFAALLPMLTPATDLGATGVAAYAAREGVDVDTFVERLGPVLTPERVGEAVAGLAAEAGPHGPAYLLTPAGLRPVD, encoded by the coding sequence ATGCCTGACCTCACCGGCACCACGGCACTCGTCACCGGCGCGAGCCGCGGGTTCGGCCGCGGCATCGCCGCCGCACTGGCCGAAGCGGGCGCGCACGTCGTCGGCGTCGCCCGGGACCGTGACCGGCTGGCCGCCCTGCGGGACCTGCTGGGCGACGCCTTCACCCCGGTCGTCGCCGATGCCGCCGATCCCACGATCGCGGGACAGCTCCTCGACACCCACCGCCCGCGCACGCTGGTGCTCAACGCCGGTGCGAACCCGCTGACCCGGCCGGTGCAGCACCACACCTGGCAGACCTTCAGCCGCAACTGGGAGGTCGACGTCCAGCACGCGTTCCACTGGGCCAGGGAAGCGCTGCTGCGGCCACTCGCCCCGGGCAGTACCGTGCTCGCCCTGTCCAGCGGCGCGGCCCTGCGTGGTTCGCCGCTGAGCGGTGGCTACGCCGGTGCCAAGGCCGCCATCCGGTTCCTGATGTCCTACGCCGCCGGGGAGTCCGCCCGTGACGATCTCGGCATCCGGTTCGCCGCGCTGCTCCCGATGCTGACCCCGGCCACCGACCTCGGCGCCACGGGAGTCGCGGCCTACGCGGCTCGCGAGGGTGTCGACGTGGACACCTTCGTCGAGCGGCTCGGCCCGGTCCTGACCCCGGAACGAGTGGGCGAAGCGGTGGCCGGGCTCGCCGCGGAGGCCGGTCCGCACGGGCCCGCCTACCTCCTCACCCCGGCGGGCCTGCGGCCGGTGGACTGA